The following proteins come from a genomic window of Candidatus Eremiobacterota bacterium:
- the purB gene encoding adenylosuccinate lyase: MVPRYRTPEMSALWSIENKYRMWLSVELAVCRAWNELGMISRDALSVILEKASFTASRIEELEHETRHDVAAFLQNVQEQVGPEGRFIHLGVTSSDILDTAQALIMGESLDLIEKRIEALGEVLRDMAVAHKTTPAAGRTHGVHAEPMSFGLKFLLWYDEMLRHREHLKEVRREVKTGKISGAVGTYATVEPAVERSVCRQLGLEPAPISTQIVQRERHARYVALLALLGATIEKIATELRHLQRTEVMEAMEGFGKGQKGSSAMPHKRNPVSAENLCGLSRVLRGHVVTAYEDVALWHERDISHSSAERIILPDSSQLADYMLARLTALMAGLSIDQGRMRENLELTRGLVFSQRVLLALIDKGMERDSAYRVIQEAAGRVWEDKSLSLFDELKSCGEVGRHLAESELEALFDYSWYLRHVDEIYRRFGL; this comes from the coding sequence ATGGTGCCACGGTATCGAACGCCTGAAATGTCGGCTCTCTGGAGCATTGAAAACAAGTACCGCATGTGGCTCTCAGTGGAGCTTGCCGTATGCAGGGCCTGGAATGAGCTCGGTATGATCTCCCGAGATGCGCTTTCCGTGATTCTTGAAAAAGCCTCCTTCACCGCTTCAAGAATCGAGGAGCTGGAGCACGAGACCCGCCACGACGTGGCGGCCTTTCTGCAGAATGTTCAGGAGCAGGTGGGACCCGAGGGTCGCTTCATCCATCTCGGCGTCACTTCCTCCGATATCCTTGACACGGCGCAGGCGCTCATCATGGGGGAATCCCTCGACCTGATAGAAAAAAGAATTGAAGCTCTTGGGGAGGTTCTGAGGGATATGGCCGTGGCCCACAAAACCACTCCTGCCGCCGGGAGGACCCATGGGGTTCATGCCGAGCCCATGAGCTTCGGCCTCAAGTTCCTCCTCTGGTATGATGAGATGCTGCGCCACCGGGAGCATCTGAAGGAAGTGAGACGAGAGGTGAAGACGGGAAAGATCTCAGGCGCCGTGGGGACCTATGCAACTGTGGAGCCCGCCGTGGAGCGCTCAGTGTGCCGGCAGCTCGGCCTTGAGCCGGCGCCCATATCCACGCAGATTGTGCAGCGCGAGCGCCATGCCCGCTACGTGGCGCTCCTGGCCCTTCTGGGCGCCACCATCGAGAAGATAGCGACGGAGCTCAGGCACCTCCAGCGCACCGAGGTAATGGAAGCCATGGAAGGCTTCGGGAAGGGCCAGAAAGGCTCTTCGGCCATGCCCCACAAGAGGAATCCCGTGTCGGCGGAGAACCTCTGCGGCCTCTCGAGAGTCCTCAGGGGTCATGTGGTCACTGCCTATGAAGACGTGGCCCTCTGGCATGAGCGGGATATCAGCCACTCATCGGCAGAGCGCATCATCCTTCCCGACAGCTCGCAGCTGGCGGACTATATGCTTGCAAGGCTCACGGCCCTCATGGCGGGGCTCTCCATAGACCAGGGGCGGATGAGGGAGAACCTGGAGCTCACCAGGGGCCTTGTCTTTTCACAGAGGGTCCTTCTGGCCCTTATCGACAAGGGGATGGAGAGGGACAGCGCTTACCGGGTAATTCAGGAGGCGGCGGGGAGAGTCTGGGAAGACAAGTCCCTGAGCCTCTTTGACGAGCTCAAAAGCTGCGGGGAGGTGGGCCGCCATCTCGCGGAATCTGAGCTTGAGGCCCTTTTTGACTATTCCTGGTACCTCCGCCATGTAGACGAGATATACCGCCGCTTCGGTCTTTAG
- a CDS encoding S41 family peptidase produces the protein MKFSTALGLVLALVITQAAWGQAGDVKSSYIKSTLGDVLATIRNEYVYQVKDETLLAGAVKEMARVDASLAGKPCATWGAFEALFDSAYGRNPAAASPLGEAAIRGMVKSLGDPYSLFLSPKEWDYYRRVSSGESFAGIGVELAVKNGKLVITAPLEGSPAEKAGIRPGDLVVKVGGQSIEGKDYYEVLSMFDGLKGSALLLSVRRGPKVLDFTIVRDNIRFDPVSAKLLGSKPPVGYIKIPYFGQSTDSEVRRALDRLAEKGVKAVIFDVRNNPGGDFGSSLRMASLFVKGKPLIKVQKKGGAPSDIYPEKGPSYQFRTVILINEGSASASEVFACALAQNGLATLVGTRSFGKALVQSVYSLPGNAALKLTTSRYYTPRGDDILFKGLAPSVAAESVYPVPPVTKDPVVLKGVEVLIR, from the coding sequence ATGAAGTTTTCAACGGCTCTCGGGCTTGTCCTTGCGCTTGTCATTACGCAGGCCGCCTGGGGGCAGGCGGGCGACGTCAAATCGTCGTACATCAAGAGCACCCTCGGGGATGTCCTCGCCACGATCAGAAATGAATACGTTTACCAGGTAAAGGATGAGACGCTCCTGGCGGGCGCCGTGAAGGAGATGGCCCGCGTCGATGCCTCTCTCGCGGGGAAGCCCTGCGCCACCTGGGGCGCCTTCGAGGCCCTTTTTGACAGTGCATACGGGCGCAACCCCGCTGCCGCGTCGCCCCTGGGCGAGGCAGCCATCAGAGGCATGGTGAAGAGCCTCGGCGATCCGTACTCCCTCTTCCTCTCGCCCAAGGAATGGGACTATTACAGGAGAGTCTCGTCGGGCGAGAGCTTCGCCGGCATCGGGGTCGAGCTTGCCGTGAAGAACGGAAAGCTTGTCATCACCGCTCCCCTTGAAGGAAGCCCCGCCGAGAAAGCCGGCATCAGGCCAGGCGACCTCGTTGTGAAGGTAGGAGGGCAATCCATAGAAGGAAAGGATTATTACGAGGTCCTCTCGATGTTTGACGGGCTCAAGGGGAGCGCCCTGCTCCTCTCGGTGAGGAGGGGCCCGAAGGTCCTTGACTTCACCATAGTGCGGGACAATATAAGGTTTGACCCCGTAAGCGCCAAGCTCCTTGGCTCAAAGCCCCCTGTGGGCTACATCAAGATCCCCTACTTCGGGCAGTCCACCGACAGCGAGGTAAGGAGAGCCCTTGACAGGCTCGCGGAAAAGGGCGTGAAGGCAGTCATTTTTGACGTCCGCAACAATCCCGGCGGGGACTTCGGCTCGAGCCTCAGGATGGCGTCGCTTTTCGTCAAAGGGAAGCCCCTCATCAAGGTGCAGAAAAAGGGGGGAGCCCCCTCTGATATCTATCCCGAGAAAGGCCCCTCCTACCAGTTCAGGACGGTGATCCTCATCAACGAGGGATCGGCGAGCGCTTCGGAGGTCTTCGCCTGCGCCCTGGCCCAGAACGGCCTGGCGACTCTCGTGGGGACGCGGTCTTTCGGGAAGGCCCTCGTGCAGTCTGTCTACTCCCTCCCGGGGAATGCCGCCCTCAAGCTCACCACCTCGCGCTATTACACCCCCCGGGGCGATGACATTCTTTTCAAAGGCCTTGCCCCTTCCGTGGCGGCCGAGTCGGTGTACCCTGTGCCTCCCGTCACTAAAGACCCTGTGGTGCTCAAAGGAGTGGAAGTGTTGATCCGCTGA
- a CDS encoding carboxylesterase/lipase family protein, which produces MRTITRSFPVILFVLIFLLCGACGRHPAGDRGGPSLSASTSPSNRGKAFSGSEVTSASGTLKGEKQEGLLIFKGIPYAKPPVGALRWRPPQAPEPWKGTRDCTGFGPRCPQPESLLARSDRDQSEDCLYLNVWTPAKSADEKLPVMVWIHGGSFVTGAGSNPAYDGTHLAKKGAVIVTINYRLGPLGFFAHPALSKESDHGVSGNYGILDMIAALTWVKQNIAAFGGDPGCVTIFGESAGSMSVTCLMASPLAQGLFHRAIAESNFAIGLPALKERKRLMKAYEEVGVDIARKLGVKEEGDVLKELRAKSPGELIGASDPVKGLTGKGVTFRPVIDGYVLPQDPVKVFAEGKQHPVPFMSGINADEGSIFVKQMPVSTVEGYKRFLKARFRERAEDALALYPASDDREVPGALGALITDLIFLMPVKYAVREVRNAGSPAYLYYFTKKPAAAKALNMGSFHGLEVAYVFGYEGKFWKPSEKNRKLSHAMGSYWVNFAAKGDPNGPGLPAWPVYESSPDEYLELGDDIKAAGGLRKKYCEFCEKALGE; this is translated from the coding sequence ATGCGAACCATCACCCGATCATTTCCCGTCATTCTTTTTGTGCTCATCTTCCTGCTCTGCGGCGCCTGCGGCCGCCACCCTGCAGGGGACCGGGGAGGACCCTCCCTTTCAGCTTCCACATCCCCCTCGAATAGGGGAAAAGCTTTCAGCGGCAGCGAGGTGACGAGTGCTTCCGGGACGCTGAAAGGGGAGAAGCAGGAGGGACTTCTCATCTTCAAGGGCATCCCCTACGCGAAGCCGCCCGTAGGCGCTCTCCGGTGGAGGCCCCCACAGGCCCCGGAGCCCTGGAAAGGCACCCGGGACTGCACCGGCTTCGGGCCCCGCTGTCCTCAGCCCGAGTCGCTCCTCGCGAGAAGCGACAGGGACCAGAGCGAGGACTGCCTTTACCTCAACGTCTGGACGCCGGCAAAGAGCGCTGATGAGAAGCTTCCTGTCATGGTCTGGATCCACGGCGGGAGCTTTGTCACCGGCGCCGGCTCAAATCCCGCATATGACGGGACGCACCTTGCGAAAAAGGGCGCCGTCATTGTCACGATAAACTACCGCCTGGGGCCCCTCGGCTTCTTCGCCCACCCCGCCCTCTCAAAAGAATCGGACCATGGGGTATCGGGAAACTATGGCATACTTGATATGATTGCAGCCCTCACGTGGGTGAAGCAGAATATCGCCGCATTCGGCGGCGATCCAGGCTGCGTCACCATCTTCGGCGAGTCCGCCGGCTCCATGAGCGTCACGTGCCTCATGGCGTCGCCCCTGGCACAAGGCCTCTTCCACCGGGCCATCGCCGAGAGCAATTTTGCCATAGGCCTCCCGGCCCTCAAGGAGAGGAAACGACTGATGAAAGCCTATGAGGAGGTGGGGGTGGACATCGCCCGCAAGCTTGGCGTGAAAGAGGAAGGGGATGTCCTCAAAGAGCTCAGGGCAAAAAGCCCCGGTGAGCTCATCGGCGCCTCTGACCCTGTCAAGGGTCTCACGGGCAAGGGGGTGACGTTCCGCCCCGTCATTGACGGCTACGTGCTGCCTCAGGACCCCGTGAAGGTTTTTGCAGAAGGGAAGCAGCACCCCGTCCCCTTCATGAGCGGCATCAATGCCGACGAGGGAAGCATCTTTGTGAAGCAGATGCCTGTCTCTACCGTAGAGGGCTATAAACGTTTCCTCAAGGCCCGCTTCCGGGAAAGGGCGGAAGATGCCCTGGCCCTCTACCCCGCCTCAGATGACCGCGAGGTGCCCGGAGCTCTCGGCGCCCTCATCACGGACCTGATTTTTCTCATGCCGGTGAAGTATGCAGTGAGGGAAGTGAGGAATGCGGGGAGCCCGGCCTATCTTTACTATTTCACAAAGAAGCCGGCGGCGGCGAAAGCCCTCAATATGGGCTCTTTTCACGGCCTTGAAGTGGCCTATGTCTTCGGCTATGAGGGGAAATTCTGGAAGCCTTCTGAAAAGAACAGAAAGCTCTCTCATGCCATGGGGAGCTACTGGGTGAACTTCGCCGCAAAGGGCGATCCCAACGGCCCGGGCCTCCCTGCCTGGCCCGTCTATGAGAGCTCTCCAGACGAATACCTTGAGCTCGGCGATGATATCAAGGCGGCCGGCGGGCTCAGGAAGAAATACTGTGAGTTCTGCGAGAAGGCCCTCGGCGAATGA
- a CDS encoding carboxypeptidase-like regulatory domain-containing protein, which yields MKNALYVAIGIIIAFCLALAGCGGGGGSAAGGGGIGGGGITPIPTVAPTAQPGAYGTSGYVYRSAGLRAGNEKLIVLPQATAPSGFIPAAGIVVQICSDPPLMQRTDSNGFFDFGEVPSSLLGDLSFPDVIVDDPGSSVPPSSYPMLWEPMESSQLTDMRIVPPWSETGEQAWSLVAGQVEWFTVVGRYQGEWHPVSDTITWSVSSANLGEFDDYGIFYSNSAITATATGTVTASFGGKSLTLTLKVLGPDSIGSLSGTVKDTKGNPAVNTIVQIMADTTSPNCSSGCAITDETGAYEITGIPFGTYQVEVYSLYGSSIVSEKVEINGKVVKNFTVSETAATLYATTSTDKIAYKPGETIKVQVALMNMGSSTTTFTYTAIKFDLVKTDFATGESTVISSVTTEGGTATVAGYGYTVTPETAASLDVPQSAPENEAYSIKTTFTASQALTVWDGFVIIGDEPIPYPMPEPTGTVEPQPYPTASPSTTSTTNPSYNDDKYYLGEIKSRLSSAYSDIYSYANRAYYGEDVSYYVNGGSNVQDSLKYCRNWLMPYLKKVSYSGWQSEIDSVLRDLDRYAYSGGTYSDLYSASNSLSGLISEVDQAYWSGSKRPKKLRRK from the coding sequence ATGAAAAACGCTTTGTACGTGGCAATCGGCATTATCATCGCCTTCTGCCTGGCACTGGCAGGCTGCGGCGGAGGAGGAGGAAGCGCTGCAGGGGGAGGAGGCATAGGGGGAGGCGGCATCACCCCCATCCCCACCGTGGCACCCACTGCTCAGCCAGGCGCTTACGGCACAAGCGGCTACGTGTACCGCTCAGCAGGGCTCAGGGCAGGGAACGAAAAACTCATCGTGCTCCCGCAGGCTACCGCTCCTTCAGGCTTTATCCCCGCCGCAGGCATCGTGGTGCAGATCTGCTCAGATCCGCCGCTGATGCAGCGCACCGACAGCAATGGGTTCTTTGACTTCGGCGAGGTGCCCTCCTCACTTCTTGGCGATCTCTCGTTTCCCGACGTTATTGTTGACGATCCGGGATCGTCAGTGCCTCCTTCGAGCTATCCCATGCTCTGGGAGCCCATGGAGAGCTCTCAGCTCACCGACATGAGGATCGTGCCGCCTTGGAGCGAGACGGGAGAGCAGGCATGGTCCCTCGTGGCAGGCCAGGTTGAATGGTTCACCGTCGTAGGCAGGTACCAGGGCGAATGGCATCCCGTTTCCGACACAATCACCTGGTCGGTAAGCAGCGCGAACCTGGGAGAGTTCGACGATTACGGCATATTCTACTCCAACAGCGCCATCACTGCGACGGCGACGGGCACCGTGACGGCTTCCTTCGGCGGGAAGAGCCTCACCCTCACCCTTAAGGTCCTTGGGCCCGACAGCATAGGGAGCCTCTCCGGCACCGTGAAGGACACGAAGGGCAACCCTGCCGTCAATACCATCGTGCAGATCATGGCCGATACCACCTCGCCCAACTGCTCATCGGGCTGCGCCATCACCGACGAGACGGGAGCTTACGAGATCACGGGCATCCCCTTCGGCACCTACCAGGTAGAGGTCTATAGCCTTTACGGCTCTTCGATAGTATCGGAAAAAGTGGAGATCAACGGAAAAGTGGTGAAAAACTTCACCGTCTCCGAGACGGCGGCGACACTCTATGCCACGACCAGCACCGACAAGATCGCCTACAAGCCCGGCGAGACCATCAAGGTCCAGGTGGCCCTCATGAACATGGGAAGCTCAACGACAACCTTCACCTATACGGCCATCAAATTTGACCTGGTGAAGACCGACTTCGCCACAGGCGAGAGCACGGTCATCTCTTCCGTCACCACGGAAGGCGGCACGGCCACCGTGGCAGGCTACGGGTATACCGTCACCCCCGAAACCGCCGCATCCCTCGACGTTCCCCAGTCCGCGCCTGAAAACGAGGCTTACAGCATAAAGACCACCTTCACGGCATCACAGGCACTGACGGTGTGGGACGGCTTCGTGATAATCGGCGACGAGCCCATCCCTTACCCCATGCCCGAGCCGACGGGGACTGTTGAGCCCCAGCCTTACCCTACGGCGTCACCCTCGACGACCTCAACGACCAACCCGTCTTACAACGACGACAAGTATTATCTCGGCGAGATCAAGTCACGGCTCAGCAGCGCATATTCCGACATTTACAGTTACGCGAACAGGGCTTACTATGGCGAAGACGTGTCATATTACGTCAACGGGGGAAGCAATGTCCAGGACAGCCTGAAATACTGCAGGAACTGGCTCATGCCTTACCTGAAAAAAGTGAGCTACTCCGGCTGGCAGAGCGAGATTGACTCGGTGCTGCGCGATCTTGACCGTTACGCTTACAGCGGGGGGACGTACAGCGACCTTTACAGCGCGAGCAACAGCCTGAGCGGCCTGATCTCCGAGGTAGACCAGGCTTACTGGAGCGGCTCGAAACGCCCGAAGAAGCTCCGGAGAAAGTAG
- a CDS encoding SDR family oxidoreductase produces the protein MNVEEYFHGKGCVVTGAASGIGFALAEVLLKAGAVVFMADRDTKTLESALEQLSAHKGRVHPMTVDVSREEQVQRMVEEAASRHGRLDILFNNAGIGGTKAIEKVTMEEWRRIIDVNLWSVIYGIHFALPIMRSQGGGHIVSTSSIAGILPIPFQSLYCATKYAVTGLSESLRFELEDEGICFSVVCPGEVATRIWGTPIIGERVEAKIPENAISAGEAAKLILAGVANKEGIIPLPDSARTLWELYRTSPEAAENILRDIARERRSLRA, from the coding sequence ATGAACGTTGAAGAGTATTTTCATGGAAAAGGGTGCGTCGTCACCGGGGCGGCGTCAGGAATCGGCTTTGCCCTTGCTGAAGTGCTGCTCAAGGCAGGCGCCGTCGTTTTCATGGCCGACAGGGACACAAAGACGCTGGAGTCCGCTCTCGAACAGTTAAGCGCTCACAAAGGGCGCGTTCATCCCATGACTGTCGATGTGTCCAGAGAGGAGCAGGTGCAGCGCATGGTTGAAGAGGCGGCCTCGCGTCACGGACGGCTCGACATTCTTTTCAACAACGCCGGCATCGGCGGTACAAAGGCGATTGAAAAGGTGACCATGGAAGAGTGGCGCCGCATCATCGATGTCAACCTATGGAGCGTCATCTATGGGATCCACTTTGCCCTGCCGATAATGCGCAGTCAGGGGGGAGGGCACATTGTCTCCACCTCTTCTATTGCCGGGATTCTTCCCATCCCCTTTCAGTCCCTTTACTGCGCCACCAAGTACGCGGTGACGGGGCTCAGCGAGAGCCTGCGCTTCGAGCTTGAAGACGAGGGCATATGCTTTTCCGTCGTCTGCCCCGGGGAGGTTGCCACCCGCATCTGGGGAACACCGATTATCGGCGAGCGCGTTGAAGCAAAGATTCCTGAAAACGCCATATCAGCGGGGGAGGCTGCAAAGCTGATTCTCGCGGGTGTGGCGAATAAGGAGGGGATCATCCCCCTGCCTGACTCTGCACGCACGCTGTGGGAATTGTACCGCACATCCCCTGAAGCCGCCGAGAACATATTGCGGGATATCGCACGGGAGCGCAGATCTCTAAGGGCATAG